A region from the Streptomyces lydicus genome encodes:
- a CDS encoding 2OG-Fe dioxygenase family protein, whose protein sequence is MPIGTQGFTVFDLPAVPTELLNSYDDLPVDDYMGNGTRFKRFSQYRLSPGEGDSWNFALLPHRDYTAYKKFNKAAGGIRRVYEPLQADFTGLISEGIAGIGLDRGEDWQLNVHQNRTRAEPGRPGPLTPEGVHHDGHEFVMIAVLRRESVGGGETRLWKPGADEPFWNGTLRAGQAVLLDDKAIAHDVTDVVADGDRPGHRDIVIVAFSRWQHKWYGDEHDTSALSEDAG, encoded by the coding sequence ATGCCGATCGGCACCCAGGGATTCACCGTCTTCGATCTGCCCGCCGTACCCACCGAGCTCCTGAACAGCTACGACGACCTTCCGGTCGACGACTACATGGGCAACGGCACACGCTTCAAACGCTTCTCGCAGTACCGGCTGTCCCCCGGCGAGGGCGACTCCTGGAACTTCGCGCTGCTGCCGCACCGGGACTACACGGCGTACAAGAAGTTCAACAAGGCCGCCGGCGGCATCCGCCGGGTCTACGAACCCCTCCAGGCCGACTTCACCGGGCTGATCTCCGAGGGAATCGCCGGTATCGGCCTCGACCGCGGCGAGGACTGGCAGCTCAATGTGCACCAGAACCGCACCCGGGCCGAGCCCGGCCGCCCGGGGCCGCTGACGCCCGAGGGCGTGCACCACGACGGCCACGAGTTCGTGATGATCGCCGTCCTGCGCCGGGAGAGCGTGGGCGGCGGCGAGACCCGGCTGTGGAAGCCCGGCGCCGACGAGCCCTTCTGGAACGGGACGCTCCGGGCGGGCCAGGCCGTACTCCTCGACGACAAGGCCATCGCCCACGACGTGACCGACGTCGTGGCGGACGGCGACCGGCCCGGACACCGGGACATCGTGATCGTCGCCTTCTCGCGCTGGCAGCACAAGTGGTACGGCGACGAGCACGACACCTCCGCCCTGTCCGAGGACGCCGGCTGA
- a CDS encoding helix-turn-helix domain-containing protein, with translation MDTAQQEATARARELQRSWYGEPLGALFRRLIDDLGLNQARLAAVLGLSAPMLSQLMSGQRAKIGNPAVVQRVQALQDLAGQVADGSVSAAEATDRMEEIKKTAGGSVLNNTAQQTSSTGATTVRRVVREIQSLLRSVSDAGDIIDAANALAPAHPELAEFLRVYGAGRTADAVAHYEAHQS, from the coding sequence ATGGACACAGCACAGCAGGAAGCCACCGCGCGGGCCCGGGAGCTTCAGCGCAGTTGGTACGGGGAGCCGCTGGGGGCGCTGTTCCGTCGTCTCATCGACGATCTCGGCCTCAACCAGGCCCGGCTCGCCGCGGTGCTCGGCCTGTCGGCGCCGATGCTCTCGCAGCTGATGAGCGGGCAGCGCGCGAAGATAGGCAACCCGGCCGTGGTGCAGCGGGTGCAGGCGCTGCAGGACCTGGCCGGCCAGGTCGCCGACGGCAGCGTCAGCGCCGCCGAGGCCACCGACCGCATGGAAGAGATCAAGAAGACGGCGGGGGGTTCGGTGCTCAACAACACCGCACAGCAGACGTCGTCGACGGGGGCGACCACGGTCCGGCGCGTGGTGCGGGAGATCCAGTCGCTGCTGCGGTCGGTCTCCGACGCCGGGGACATCATCGATGCGGCGAACGCTCTCGCCCCCGCTCACCCCGAACTGGCAGAGTTCCTCCGGGTCTACGGTGCCGGTCGTACCGCGGACGCGGTCGCCCACTACGAGGCGCACCAGAGTTAG
- a CDS encoding PIG-L deacetylase family protein encodes MTERLKEMPTDWSRGLALVAHPDDIEYAMGPAVITWTGSGKEIAYVLASRGEAGIDGCAPETARPLREREQRASSAVAGVTSVDFLDHPDGLITDSLALRREFATAIRRHRPDMVLTVNHHEHWRGVSWNTSDHRVVGRAALDAVVDAGNRYVFTEDGLEPWEGVRWMGVAGSPYPTHAVDVAGAEDRAVEAVLQHRAYLEALTDEDPENYARGFLRRNMARAGALFDGRDAVAFQLFERDAYRVKDGVTHYR; translated from the coding sequence ATGACGGAACGGCTCAAGGAGATGCCCACCGACTGGTCGCGCGGGCTGGCGCTGGTGGCGCACCCCGACGACATCGAGTACGCCATGGGCCCGGCGGTGATCACCTGGACCGGCAGCGGCAAGGAGATCGCCTACGTCCTGGCCAGCCGCGGCGAGGCGGGCATCGACGGCTGCGCCCCGGAGACGGCCAGGCCGCTGCGGGAACGGGAGCAGCGCGCGAGCTCGGCGGTCGCCGGGGTGACCTCGGTGGACTTCCTGGACCACCCGGACGGGCTGATCACCGACTCCCTGGCGCTGCGCCGGGAGTTCGCCACCGCCATCCGCCGCCACCGGCCGGACATGGTGCTCACGGTCAACCACCACGAGCACTGGCGCGGCGTCTCCTGGAACACCTCGGACCACCGGGTCGTCGGCCGGGCCGCGCTGGACGCCGTCGTCGATGCCGGCAACCGCTACGTCTTCACCGAGGACGGCCTCGAACCCTGGGAAGGCGTGCGGTGGATGGGCGTCGCCGGCTCCCCGTACCCCACGCACGCCGTGGACGTCGCGGGCGCCGAGGACCGCGCCGTCGAGGCGGTGCTCCAGCACCGCGCCTACCTGGAAGCGCTCACCGACGAGGACCCGGAGAACTACGCCCGGGGATTCCTGCGGCGCAACATGGCCAGGGCCGGCGCGCTCTTCGACGGCCGCGACGCGGTCGCCTTCCAGCTCTTCGAACGCGACGCCTACCGCGTCAAGGACGGCGTCACCCACTACCGCTGA
- a CDS encoding ATP-grasp domain-containing protein — MHLAFVDSNPPALQAIRLAKSAGHRVTYLQSAHTQYPLTDANLALVSLVDHLVDGLVTTDHDVVTAALAECHAAHPIDFVTTQHEMSAEAVAAACRALGLRGTAPEAVLTARRKDRTRAALRAAGLASAHFATAADEEAALAAAERIGYPVVFKPPSGAAGLLACVVHDPAQARSAWQRLQRGLDAVPEDWRGQFRRGVLIEEFLVGELVSVEIGARDGRFFPLCISGRYRWAGDGVTALGSFIPAGLEARQATACWEYARRVCRAIGADIGVFHLEIMVTRRGPVLVEFNPRVMGGGLPAAYRHATGQEVYAALLDILAGADDVAAPPFRAGCTAVRVVLPREAGRLGPDATLAPLEGHPCVKEVIGFGEYRTGPGSDVARGQALARFIVQDSDPAAVERTSEHLLSRLEPLLGVPLMTGGYRPGGPQHPGSAE; from the coding sequence ATGCACCTGGCCTTCGTCGACTCCAACCCCCCTGCCCTGCAGGCCATCAGACTGGCCAAGAGCGCGGGACACCGGGTCACCTATCTGCAGTCCGCACACACCCAGTACCCGCTCACCGACGCCAACCTGGCCCTGGTCTCGTTGGTGGACCACCTCGTCGACGGGCTGGTCACCACCGACCACGATGTGGTGACCGCGGCGCTGGCCGAGTGCCACGCCGCCCACCCCATCGACTTCGTCACCACGCAGCACGAGATGTCCGCCGAGGCGGTGGCGGCGGCCTGCCGGGCACTGGGGCTGCGGGGCACCGCGCCCGAGGCGGTACTCACCGCCCGGCGCAAGGACCGCACCCGGGCGGCGCTGCGGGCCGCGGGCCTGGCCTCGGCGCACTTCGCGACCGCCGCCGACGAGGAGGCGGCGCTGGCGGCGGCGGAGCGGATCGGCTACCCCGTGGTGTTCAAGCCACCGTCCGGGGCGGCCGGGCTGCTCGCCTGTGTCGTCCACGACCCGGCCCAGGCGAGGTCGGCCTGGCAGCGGCTGCAGCGCGGCCTCGACGCGGTTCCCGAGGACTGGCGCGGCCAGTTCCGTCGCGGTGTCCTCATCGAGGAGTTCCTGGTGGGGGAGCTGGTGTCGGTGGAGATCGGCGCCCGCGACGGCCGGTTCTTCCCGCTGTGCATCAGCGGCCGCTACCGCTGGGCGGGCGACGGGGTCACCGCCCTGGGGTCGTTCATCCCGGCCGGCCTGGAAGCGCGGCAGGCCACCGCGTGCTGGGAGTACGCCCGCCGGGTCTGCCGGGCGATCGGTGCCGACATCGGCGTCTTCCACCTGGAGATCATGGTCACCCGACGGGGGCCCGTCCTGGTCGAGTTCAACCCCCGGGTCATGGGCGGCGGCCTGCCCGCCGCCTACCGCCACGCCACCGGGCAGGAGGTCTACGCCGCGCTGCTGGACATCCTCGCCGGGGCCGACGACGTCGCCGCACCGCCCTTCAGGGCCGGCTGCACCGCGGTCCGCGTCGTCCTCCCCCGCGAGGCCGGCCGGCTCGGCCCCGACGCGACCCTGGCGCCCCTGGAGGGGCACCCCTGCGTCAAGGAGGTCATCGGCTTCGGCGAGTACCGCACCGGCCCCGGCAGCGACGTGGCCCGGGGCCAGGCGCTGGCCCGGTTCATCGTCCAGGACAGCGACCCGGCGGCCGTCGAGCGGACCTCCGAGCACCTGCTGAGCCGCCTGGAACCCCTGCTCGGCGTCCCCCTGATGACCGGCGGCTACCGCCCCGGCGGCCCGCAGCACCCGGGGAGCGCGGAGTGA
- a CDS encoding MFS transporter gives MSRPGGPGTADPQRTAQRPAAPPGRRALVLALMMAMALAALDSAVVATAVPRIVADLGGFSYFSWLFSGYLLAGTVSLPVYGKLSDTLGRKPVLLFGITLFLAGSALCAASWNMAALIVFRIVQGFGGGAIQSTVQTLAADLYPLEERPRIQAAISSVWAGSAVLGPAVGGLITAWADWRLIFLLNVPLGLVSLVLLARRLSEPPRKRAAGRLRADWAGALALFLTGCALLTAIVQGGHAWPWLSAPSLALFGTGAALLAVTVVVERRAADPVLPGWVWRRRTIAAANLAMGALGVMTIAPTVFLPTYAQSVLGLDPLRAGFVLAVMSVAWPISAAFSQHVYRRIGFRQSAMTGMAVACPVLLAFPALSGTHSPWYPALISLALGACLGITQLPLLVGVQSTVTVAERGTATASLLFCRQLGSSIGAAVFGALANAILNSRLQETPSALPSTGGSPLDAISSTTSGAAAGPLRDALATAVDWVYIGAAAAAALAVLALLLAPRRFPVID, from the coding sequence GTGAGCCGCCCCGGCGGACCCGGCACCGCCGACCCGCAGCGGACGGCACAGCGCCCGGCCGCACCGCCCGGCCGCCGTGCCCTCGTCCTCGCCCTGATGATGGCGATGGCGCTGGCGGCCCTGGACAGCGCGGTGGTGGCCACGGCCGTGCCGCGGATCGTCGCCGACCTCGGCGGGTTCTCGTACTTCTCCTGGCTCTTCTCCGGCTATCTCCTCGCCGGCACGGTGTCCCTGCCGGTCTACGGCAAGCTCAGCGACACCCTGGGGCGCAAGCCGGTCCTGCTGTTCGGCATCACCCTCTTCCTGGCGGGCTCCGCGCTGTGCGCGGCCTCCTGGAACATGGCCGCGCTGATCGTCTTCCGGATCGTCCAGGGCTTCGGCGGAGGCGCGATCCAGAGCACCGTCCAGACCCTCGCCGCCGACCTGTACCCCCTGGAGGAGCGCCCGCGGATCCAGGCCGCCATCTCCTCGGTGTGGGCCGGCTCCGCCGTTCTCGGCCCCGCCGTCGGCGGTCTGATCACCGCCTGGGCCGACTGGCGCCTGATCTTCCTGCTCAACGTCCCGCTCGGGCTGGTCTCGCTCGTCCTGCTGGCCCGCCGCCTGAGCGAGCCGCCCCGCAAGCGCGCCGCCGGCCGCCTGCGTGCCGACTGGGCCGGCGCACTGGCCCTCTTCCTCACCGGCTGCGCCCTGCTGACCGCCATCGTCCAGGGCGGACACGCCTGGCCCTGGCTCTCCGCGCCGTCCCTCGCCCTCTTCGGCACCGGCGCCGCCCTGCTGGCCGTCACGGTCGTGGTGGAGCGGCGCGCGGCCGATCCGGTCCTCCCGGGCTGGGTATGGCGCCGCCGCACCATCGCCGCCGCCAACCTGGCCATGGGGGCGCTCGGCGTGATGACCATCGCCCCGACCGTCTTCCTCCCCACCTACGCCCAGTCCGTGCTGGGCCTCGATCCCCTGCGGGCGGGCTTCGTGCTGGCCGTCATGTCGGTGGCCTGGCCGATCTCTGCGGCCTTCAGCCAGCACGTCTACCGGCGCATCGGATTCCGCCAGTCGGCGATGACCGGCATGGCCGTCGCCTGCCCCGTCCTGCTGGCCTTTCCGGCCCTCTCCGGCACCCACAGCCCCTGGTACCCCGCCCTCATCTCGCTGGCCCTCGGCGCCTGCCTCGGCATCACCCAGCTCCCCCTGCTCGTCGGGGTCCAGTCGACGGTGACCGTCGCGGAACGCGGCACGGCGACGGCCTCGCTCCTCTTCTGCCGCCAGCTCGGCTCCAGCATCGGCGCCGCCGTCTTCGGCGCCCTGGCCAACGCGATCCTCAACTCCCGTCTGCAGGAGACCCCTTCCGCCCTCCCGTCCACCGGAGGCAGCCCCCTCGACGCGATCTCCTCCACCACCTCCGGCGCCGCCGCAGGCCCCCTGCGCGACGCCCTCGCCACGGCGGTCGACTGGGTCTACATCGGCGCCGCAGCGGCCGCGGCCCTCGCCGTCCTCGCACTCCTCCTCGCCCCGCGCCGCTTTCCGGTGATCGACTGA
- a CDS encoding serine/threonine-protein kinase produces the protein MGEVFAGRYELIDPIGRGGVGAVWRAWDARRRRYVAAKVLQQSDAHTLLRFVREQALRIDHPHVLAPASWAADDDKVLFTMDLVNGGSLAHLIGDYGPLPPRFVCLLLDQLLAGLAAVHAEGVVHRDIKPANVLLEATGTGRPHLRLSDFGIAMRKGEPRLTEANLVVGTPGYFAPEQLQGAEPDFPADLFAVGLVALYLITGTKPDADALGRHFGPHGIPNAPEGVPEPLWQVLASLVHPDPESRFRTATGARKAIISTAELLPEAGLEDEVVEVFDHIGPLPAGFGTDGPLRTRGADGPATAGATAGTTAAGQVSMSDTGSFHIAPPEPSTPQTPAPAPAPAPTPTPTPLPVPGGSPTGNGERPTGFGQTPMGHGETSTGHGMTSTGQGAAPAGHGGPAAGHAAASTGHGGPAAGHTAASTGHGVPTGPGTASGGLPLTPPPHPAPVYRPTAVVHHEHSATRPYTAGPHPVPGRLPAGAPVAGPATAPPVPYRKPGPPPKVAIPVLVVALLCIAVGVWALLAA, from the coding sequence ATGGGTGAGGTCTTCGCCGGTCGGTACGAGCTGATCGACCCGATCGGACGGGGTGGGGTGGGCGCGGTCTGGCGCGCCTGGGACGCCCGGCGCCGCCGCTACGTTGCCGCCAAGGTGTTGCAGCAAAGCGACGCGCACACCCTGCTGCGCTTCGTCCGCGAACAGGCACTGCGGATCGACCACCCGCATGTGCTGGCCCCGGCGAGCTGGGCCGCGGACGACGACAAGGTCCTGTTCACCATGGATCTGGTGAACGGGGGCTCGCTGGCTCACTTGATCGGGGATTACGGCCCGCTGCCACCGCGGTTCGTCTGCCTGCTCCTGGACCAGCTGCTGGCCGGGCTGGCCGCGGTGCACGCGGAGGGGGTGGTGCACCGGGACATCAAGCCGGCGAACGTCCTTCTGGAGGCCACCGGCACGGGCCGGCCGCATCTGCGGCTGTCGGACTTCGGCATCGCGATGCGCAAGGGCGAGCCGCGGCTGACCGAGGCCAATCTGGTGGTCGGGACGCCCGGATACTTCGCGCCGGAGCAACTGCAGGGCGCCGAACCGGACTTTCCCGCCGACCTGTTCGCGGTCGGCCTGGTCGCGCTCTATCTGATCACCGGTACCAAGCCGGACGCCGACGCCCTGGGCCGGCACTTCGGCCCGCACGGCATCCCGAACGCCCCCGAGGGGGTGCCGGAGCCGCTGTGGCAGGTGCTGGCGTCCCTGGTGCACCCCGACCCGGAATCGCGGTTCAGGACGGCCACAGGGGCGCGTAAGGCGATCATCTCGACGGCGGAGCTGCTGCCCGAGGCGGGGCTCGAGGACGAGGTCGTCGAGGTCTTCGACCACATCGGCCCGCTCCCGGCCGGCTTCGGGACGGACGGGCCGCTGCGGACAAGGGGCGCCGACGGGCCCGCGACGGCCGGTGCCACCGCGGGCACCACGGCCGCCGGGCAGGTGTCCATGTCGGACACCGGAAGCTTCCACATCGCCCCGCCGGAGCCGAGCACTCCGCAGACACCGGCACCGGCACCGGCACCGGCACCGACGCCGACACCCACGCCGCTGCCGGTGCCGGGCGGTTCGCCCACGGGGAATGGCGAGAGGCCCACCGGCTTCGGTCAGACGCCCATGGGCCACGGTGAGACATCGACCGGGCACGGCATGACGTCCACCGGCCAGGGCGCTGCGCCCGCGGGGCACGGTGGTCCTGCCGCAGGCCACGCCGCTGCCTCCACCGGCCACGGTGGTCCTGCTGCCGGCCACACCGCCGCCTCCACCGGCCACGGCGTCCCGACCGGCCCCGGCACGGCCTCCGGCGGGCTGCCCCTGACGCCGCCCCCGCACCCGGCACCCGTGTACCGGCCCACGGCCGTCGTCCACCACGAACACTCCGCGACCCGCCCTTATACGGCGGGCCCGCACCCGGTCCCGGGACGGCTCCCGGCCGGTGCCCCCGTCGCCGGTCCGGCCACCGCGCCTCCCGTCCCGTACCGGAAACCGGGACCGCCCCCGAAGGTCGCGATCCCGGTGCTGGTCGTGGCGCTGCTGTGCATCGCGGTCGGCGTCTGGGCCCTGCTGGCTGCCTGA
- the dapF gene encoding diaminopimelate epimerase — MPHPLPPPRHDLADGHDFVKYEALGNDYLVIAPAAGQVAPTPDNIRLICDRHYGPGADGVLYGPLPEEHGFGLRTFNSDGTECEKSGNGLRIFGRYLRDHGWTEEGEFTVRTLAGPVTVQLVDPAPGPDAASPGDGHPGDGAPVRVSMGRASLDSELIGATGPRREMLRETLPAAAREWTATCVFLGNPHCVLPLDGTEVTEELARRLGPELAGHARFPGRINVQLMEVRAADRIRIEAYERGAGYTLASGSSACAAAVAAHTLGLTGPEVTVEMPGGRLDVGISDGGEVTLTGPVRPVVAGRWAPAFRRRLAS; from the coding sequence ATGCCGCACCCCTTGCCGCCCCCTCGCCACGACCTGGCGGACGGCCATGACTTCGTGAAGTACGAGGCCCTGGGCAACGACTACTTGGTGATCGCTCCGGCCGCCGGCCAGGTCGCGCCGACACCGGACAACATCCGGCTGATCTGCGACCGCCACTACGGTCCCGGCGCCGACGGAGTGCTCTACGGCCCGCTCCCCGAGGAGCACGGATTCGGGCTGCGCACCTTCAACTCCGACGGCACCGAGTGCGAGAAGAGCGGCAACGGGCTGCGCATCTTCGGCCGTTACCTCCGCGACCACGGCTGGACCGAGGAGGGGGAGTTCACCGTCCGCACCCTGGCCGGGCCGGTCACCGTGCAGCTGGTGGACCCGGCCCCCGGCCCGGACGCCGCCTCCCCCGGCGATGGCCACCCCGGCGACGGGGCACCCGTCCGTGTCTCCATGGGGCGGGCGTCCCTGGACAGCGAGCTGATCGGTGCCACCGGTCCGCGCCGGGAGATGCTGCGCGAAACCCTGCCCGCGGCGGCGCGCGAATGGACGGCCACCTGTGTCTTCCTGGGCAACCCGCACTGCGTCCTCCCGCTCGACGGCACCGAGGTCACCGAGGAACTGGCCCGGCGCCTGGGCCCCGAGCTCGCCGGCCACGCACGTTTCCCCGGACGCATCAACGTCCAGCTCATGGAGGTGCGCGCCGCCGACCGCATCCGCATCGAGGCCTACGAGCGGGGCGCCGGCTACACGCTCGCCTCGGGCAGCAGCGCCTGTGCGGCGGCCGTCGCCGCCCACACCCTCGGGCTGACCGGCCCGGAGGTCACCGTCGAGATGCCCGGCGGGCGCCTCGACGTCGGCATCTCCGACGGCGGCGAGGTCACCCTGACCGGCCCGGTCCGGCCCGTCGTGGCCGGCCGGTGGGCCCCGGCATTCCGCAGGCGGCTGGCCTCATGA
- a CDS encoding iron-containing redox enzyme family protein: MSEDWKTRLAEGPLSAVRALESCTAGELTLLTENYAFRGALAAACKELTERAGAGKDRTALAEMHELLALIYDRDFSGVVIAEVDHERAPLLRDVAAILEAAMLGEEAARIDEETVTGYPTSGTEYVRWLKNLVNDHPAGRHPLYHEHIEQRGTREDLRLLLAQETSLDPRFDDILASMQMGRTGGEKMEIAANYWDEMGNGDAGMVHTSLFSQALESIGADPDFIRDSFMLEAGICGNLSACLGLARRHYYKAVGYFGVTEYLAPRRFRCVVDTWRRLGLHEVGITYHDLHIGIDAGHASGWFKNVVAPLVDSDPLIGRDIALGAMIRLNTSQDYLDELLRRMRDRSPVAVGAQA; encoded by the coding sequence ATGTCTGAAGACTGGAAAACCCGGCTCGCCGAGGGTCCGCTGTCCGCGGTGCGCGCCCTGGAGTCCTGTACCGCCGGCGAACTGACCCTGCTGACCGAGAACTACGCCTTCCGCGGCGCACTGGCCGCCGCCTGCAAGGAGCTCACCGAGCGCGCCGGTGCCGGGAAGGACCGCACCGCGCTCGCCGAAATGCACGAACTCCTCGCCCTGATCTACGACCGGGACTTCTCCGGCGTGGTCATCGCCGAGGTCGACCACGAACGCGCGCCCCTGCTGCGCGATGTGGCCGCGATCCTGGAAGCGGCCATGCTCGGCGAGGAAGCCGCCCGTATCGACGAGGAGACCGTCACCGGCTACCCCACGTCCGGCACGGAGTACGTCCGCTGGCTGAAGAACCTCGTCAACGACCACCCGGCCGGCCGGCACCCGCTCTACCACGAGCACATCGAGCAGCGGGGCACCCGGGAGGACCTGCGGCTGCTGCTCGCCCAGGAGACCAGCCTCGACCCGCGCTTCGACGACATCCTCGCCTCGATGCAGATGGGCCGCACCGGTGGCGAGAAGATGGAGATAGCCGCCAACTACTGGGACGAGATGGGCAACGGCGACGCCGGGATGGTCCACACCAGCCTCTTCTCCCAGGCCCTGGAGTCCATCGGCGCCGACCCGGACTTCATCCGGGACAGCTTCATGCTGGAGGCCGGGATCTGCGGAAACCTCTCCGCCTGCCTCGGTCTCGCCCGCCGGCACTACTACAAGGCCGTGGGCTACTTCGGCGTGACGGAGTACCTGGCGCCCCGCCGCTTCCGCTGCGTGGTCGACACCTGGCGCAGACTGGGCCTGCACGAAGTCGGCATCACCTACCACGACCTGCACATCGGCATCGACGCCGGCCACGCCTCCGGCTGGTTCAAGAACGTCGTGGCACCGCTGGTGGACAGCGACCCCCTGATCGGCCGGGACATCGCCCTGGGAGCCATGATCAGGCTCAACACCTCGCAGGACTACCTCGACGAACTGCTGCGGCGCATGCGGGACCGGTCCCCCGTCGCGGTCGGCGCGCAGGCCTGA
- a CDS encoding pyridoxal phosphate-dependent aminotransferase, which yields MTEITMRQWYFDEAHGHYDIDLGDSYVGGSRLSDHALPADCLLDYGNNRGTAPLRHLVAGLYGRDPSHIGITHGGQEALYLLYRTLLSAGDHAVIFTPGWQQAEPVLSRAGCRVDAVGTTADGRPDIAAALRRIGPRTRAVVLNSPCNPTGRKVTAEGIKELAEALRGHGGHLILDEEYVADLGADSWVGAYENAVSVSSVSKVYGVPGLRVGWMCGPPEVVDAAMQYKHFTTVTNSVVLEQLATGILERREEHVRRYRQLITDGLRTLERWAARHRGTLRMWQPEGTPYAWLHTPGLPSSLEFCREVLRRERVLLMPAEVFGTEHGLRLTFAREPDVLAEGLRRIDAVLDGHPTAAGSGTHPSGTHPESREQR from the coding sequence ATGACCGAGATCACCATGCGGCAGTGGTACTTCGACGAGGCCCACGGCCACTACGACATCGACCTCGGCGACAGCTATGTGGGCGGCAGCCGCCTGTCCGACCACGCCCTGCCCGCCGACTGCCTCCTCGACTACGGCAACAACCGGGGCACCGCCCCGCTGCGCCACCTCGTGGCCGGCCTCTACGGCCGCGATCCGTCCCACATAGGCATCACCCACGGCGGTCAGGAAGCCCTCTACCTCCTCTACCGCACCCTGCTGTCCGCGGGTGACCACGCCGTGATCTTCACCCCCGGCTGGCAGCAGGCGGAGCCGGTGCTGTCCCGGGCCGGATGCCGGGTGGACGCCGTCGGCACCACCGCCGACGGCCGCCCGGACATCGCCGCGGCGCTGCGCAGGATCGGCCCCCGCACCCGGGCCGTGGTGCTCAACTCGCCGTGCAATCCGACCGGCCGGAAGGTCACCGCAGAGGGCATCAAGGAACTGGCCGAGGCGCTGCGCGGGCACGGCGGCCATCTGATCCTCGACGAGGAGTACGTCGCCGACCTCGGCGCCGACTCCTGGGTCGGGGCGTACGAAAACGCCGTCTCCGTCTCCAGCGTCTCCAAGGTCTACGGGGTCCCGGGCCTGCGGGTCGGCTGGATGTGCGGCCCGCCCGAGGTCGTGGACGCAGCCATGCAGTACAAGCACTTCACCACCGTCACCAACTCGGTGGTCCTGGAACAGCTGGCCACCGGGATCCTGGAGCGCCGCGAGGAGCATGTGCGGCGCTACCGGCAGCTGATCACCGACGGCCTGCGGACGCTGGAGCGCTGGGCCGCCCGGCACCGCGGCACGCTGCGGATGTGGCAGCCGGAGGGCACCCCGTACGCCTGGCTGCACACCCCCGGCCTGCCGTCCTCGCTGGAGTTCTGCCGCGAGGTGCTGCGCCGGGAGCGGGTGCTGCTGATGCCGGCCGAGGTGTTCGGCACCGAGCACGGCCTCCGCCTCACCTTCGCCCGGGAGCCGGACGTCCTGGCCGAGGGCCTGCGGCGGATCGACGCCGTACTGGACGGCCACCCCACCGCCGCCGGGAGCGGCACCCACCCGAGCGGCACCCACCCCGAGAGCAGGGAGCAACGATGA